Proteins from a genomic interval of Ictalurus furcatus strain D&B chromosome 2, Billie_1.0, whole genome shotgun sequence:
- the ndufaf4 gene encoding NADH dehydrogenase [ubiquinone] 1 alpha subcomplex assembly factor 4, protein MGARVGRLFRNFNLEARAHREIGKSKPEAAPRHPVPFNHSSSVPPVSEIHRKDDPLLNRLRQVYVDSKDPQTPMLAGVRKLQQVDCRPLSASLVPPGVCDITNVPKGKLTIVEVLTALNKHKLTPQEWTVERIAQELMLAHSDARALTCYFIPFNIKVVKVPRAEDAHTRITES, encoded by the exons AACTTCAATCTGGAGGCTCGCGCGCATCGTGAAATCGGCAAAAGCAAGCCGGAAGCGGCGCCTCGGCATCCGGTACCGTTTAACCACAGTAGCAGCGTCCCGCccg tgagTGAGATCCACAGGAAGGATGATCCTCTACTGAATCGACTCAGACAGGTTTATGTGGATTCTAAAGACCCACAAAcaccg ATGTTGGCGGGTGTGAGGAAGCTGCAGCAGGTGGACTGTCGCCCCCTCAGTGCATCATTGGTGCCCCCTGGagtgtgtgacatcacaaacgtGCCCAAAGGGAAGCTGACCATCGTGGAGGTGCTAACAGCACTAAACAAGCACAAGCTAACGCCTCAGGAGTGGACGGTTGAGAGGATAGCACAGGAGCTAATGCTAGCACACAGCGATGCCCGTGCATTAACATGCTACTTCATCCCCTTTAACATTAAAGTCGTTAAAGTTCCCCGAGCTGAGGATGCACATACACGCATCACTGAGTCCTAA